The genomic region TGCGGACCCGTGCGATATCGCGCTCGAGGACGGACAATCCCGGTAACATCACCTTGAACTCGAGCAGCCATGTCGCGGCTGCGTCGAACAGGGCCGACGGTCGATCGGTGCCCGTCCAGCACAGCGCATACAGGAAACGATGCAATCGGAACGCGACGCCGGGATCGGAGAAGACTCGGTAGCCATAATGAATGCGGATGCGCGGGCCGTGCCGCCATCGTCCCTTGGTCGCGCAATATCGCGCCATTAGTTCGGCCGATCCGTCGATCGCCAGTTGGTCGCCAGCAAATCGCGTGACGGACGCAGGTATTTGCGCCGGATCTTCGAGAAAAGTGCCGAGCAGCCTCAACGAGCCAAGCTGCACCGCGACACCGAGCCGGTTGTGGTCGCCGCGGTGTGCGCCGATGAACGCCCGGTCCGCATCGTCGAGATGAAAGTGCCGCGCCAGCTGTTCCGAGGTCGGATCGCCTACGAAGCGACCATATCGCAGTGCCTGGTCGTCCGAGAGAAAGCTGACTGGCACCGCTTCACGCTATGCCGCTGCCGCGGATCTGGTCCCGCGCTTGGCCAACAGTTCGCTGGCCCGCTCTCGCGGCTGTCCTTTGGCGTCGACATAGGCATAGAGTGTCGACACCGATACTCCGAGCTGGACAGCGACGTCGCGCGCGGCATTGTCGCGGTCTGCCATCAACGCCATTGCGGCCTTCAACTTCTGTTTCGTCATCACCCGTGGCCGCCCGCCCGCGCGGCCACGGGCCCTGGCCGCAGCCAGCCCTGCCATCGTGCGCTCGTGGATCAGGTCGCGCTCGAACTCGGCCAGGGTTGCGAAGATGCCGAACACTAACCGGCCCGTGACGGTCGTCGTATCGATATCGCCGGTCAGCACCTTCAGGCCGACGCCGCGCTTCTGCAGATCTCCGACCAGCCCGACGACGTGAGGCAGCGACCGTCCAATTCGGTCGAGCTTCCAGACAACAAGAGCGTCGCCATCACGCATGATATCGATTGCCTTGTCGAGCCCAGGCCGTTCGGTCGTACGGCCCGAGCAAACGTCGTCGAAGATCCGGTTGCATCCGGCACGATCGAGCGCATCACGTTGCAGATCGAGATTCTGCTCGCCCGTCGACACCCGCATGTACCCGATCAGCATCGACGCCCGCTCCCTCTTGCATCAATCTATCGAACGATGGGTTTACCGGCTATAGGTTTCTGGACGGGTAGATGTGAGATTGAAGGCCGTCCAGTGGGTCGATCGCGTTCGTCGGACCGCTTCGCATCAAACCGGGGTTTATTGGAAAAACCAGACGGCCGCTTCCGCCCCAATTGCGGACGTCGCGGAAAGCGATAGCTTCGAGCCCATGAGCGAGTATCGGGACAGCAGCACGCTAGGTGGAAAGATCGGCTGCGGTATGGCGGCCTTTGTCGGTGTTCCCCTCATCGGGGTCGTCTTCATCGTGAGTTCGCTCGGCGACTGTGCGCCAGATGCCGAATGCCACAGAGGCTTAGACTGGCCGCTGCTAGGTGGGGCAATCGCGATAGCCGCAGCGGTTGGTTTGGGTGTTCGGTCGCTAACAAATTGGATCAAGGGGCGTCGGAGGGACGGCAGCTAACCACCACTTCGCGCCCTTCCGGAATGGCCCGCGGCCTTGAGGCGTGCTGCCTTATGTAGGTTTTCTGTTCCGTTGCTACTCAACCCCCAGATACGCCTACCCCTGTTCCACAGGGCGTTTTCTGCGTGCAAACCCCGAAAGCGAATCTGACTGGTCGCGGCGATATATTCCACGTTTACGTTGACAAATTTCCCGCAGTCAGCAACTTTGCCTCATGCCAACAGCGAATGGTGGTGGGAGAGTCGAGCTTGGAAACGAACAATGCCTATCCGCCCGGCACGCGGCCGCAGGACTGGGTAACTGCGCAGACCCCGGTCGGTTTCGCGTTGCAAAGCGTGACCAAGAAGGCGGCAATCCAGCTCATGGGCTCGCGGCTATGGGGACGCTTCAATCCCAATCACTGGGACCCGGTCTACGCCGCCAAGACCGGCCTCGACGCGCCGATCCAGACCGGCGAAATGTCTTCGGCCTATATCGCCGAAATGTGCGTCAACCATTTCGGCAAGTGGTTCTTCACCGGCGCTCGGATCAGTTGCAAGTATATCGCCGCGACGCTCGCCAACGAGGTCATCTCGACCCATGGAGTGATTACCGCCAAGCGGGATGAGGGCGACAAGGTGCATTTCACGGTCGATTTGTGGGCGCAGAACGAACGCGGTGAGAAGAAGACCGCCGGCACGCTCGAAATCGCCATTCCAAGGGATCTTCGCACCGAGGAGGCCGCACGATGACGAAGGACGTTGCGACCGACTCGCTAAAGCCGATGAGCGAAATCCAGATTGCCCAGACCCGTGCCTTCATCGACGGACTGGAGCAGGGGGCGGTGCCCTACTGGGATGCGGTCGAGATTGGCGACGAACTGGCCCGCGAGCTGATGCTCTCTCCCGAACTGATCATACTTTACGCCGACGGCGTCGAGGACTTCAATCCGTGGTACGAAGGGTGGACGATGAACGGCTGGCGGGGACCAGGCTCCTCGCCCTTCGGCGGTGCGATCGTCCCGCCGCTGCTGGTGTCGCACTTCGTGCTGGCGGTGCAGTTCGACCATACCAAGCCGTTCGCGATCGGTTCCATCCACACGATGCACGAATCCGAGATTCTTGCGCCGATCCCGGTGGGCACAACGGTCGAGATTCGCACCCGCGCCACCGACAAGTTCGAGAAGCGCGGACGGCGCTACGTTAGGCATCAGGTCACGGTAACCGACATCGTCAACGGCACGCTCTACTTCCGCGAGCAGCGGGATATCATGTCGCTATGACCGGCAATTCCCCATCGACTGGACAGCCGGTGGTAGAGGGACTGTTCACGTTCGCGGACGGCAGGATCGCGCTGACGGGTTCGCTCTGTTCAGGCTGCGGGGCGCAATATTTCCCGCGCGTCGAGGGGTGCCGCGATCCGTCCTGTGCCAGCGGCGAACTCGCCGATTGCGAGCTGCCGCGCTCGGGCACCCTCTACAGCTATAGCTGGCAGGCCTATCGCCCGCCCGACCTGTATCCGGCTGACGACTGGCAGCCCTACGCGCTCGGCACGGTCGAGTTGAGCCCTGGCTTGCGGGTGCTTTCGCGGCTCGACGTTCCGCGCTCCGACCTCAGCATCGGCATGGTGCTGGAGCTTGGCGCAGATGTCCTTGCACGGACCGACGACGCACCCGTCATCGGATATGTTTTCCGCCAGGGGGCGGCAAACTGATGCGGTCGGTACATCTCCTCGGCGCGGGCGCCCATCCGTGGGGCAAGTTTCCCGGCAAGTCGCAGGTCGAACTGGCGCGCTTCGCCATCGCCGAAGCGCTCGGCGATGCCGGGCGTGAGTGGCGTGAGGTCGAGGCGATGGTCGCGGCAAGTTCGCGCTTCGAGGGCGGCATGGGCTGGGGGCTCCACGCCAATGAGATCGTTCAGAACTCCTCCGAACACGGTATGACCTGCATCAACGTCGGCGGGGCGTGCGCGGCAGGAGCGATCGCATTTACCACTGCCCATGCGCTTGTCGCCAGCGGCCAGTGCGACCTTGCGATCGCGGTCGGTGCGGAACGGATGCCGAAAGGGTTCATCGCGCGGCCGCCGGGCGGGGCGGACGATGCCGGGGATCACGACTTCGTTCGCTGGCGGGCGCTTGGCGCGACAAACCCTGTGTACTGGGCAATGGAGGCGCGGCGGAGACAACACGACCACGGCACCAGCGCGCGTACGTTCGCACAGGCATCGGTGCTGATGCACGACAACGCGATCGGCAATCGGCGGGCACGCTATCGCAAGGCTTGCACGGTGGAGGAGGTGCTCGCCTCGCCCGAGGTGGCAGACCCGCTGCACCTGCTCGAAATCTGCGCGGTCAGCGATGGCGCCGCTGCGGTCGTGCTGGGTTCGGAACGGTATGCGCGTGAATCGGGGGGCAGGGCGCTCCGCGTTGCGGGCTGCGCTGCTGCGACGGGCACTTTCGGAGATCCGGCAATGCGGATTCCCATGGTCTCGGGCAATCCACGCGAAGGCGGGACGCACACCAGCGAAGTGGTCAACGCTGTGAACCGCGCCATGGCGATGGCGGGGATCGGCCACGCTGACGTCGATCTGCTCGAGATTGCGGACAATTCGGTGTGGCAGATCCTTGCCTGGCCCGAACTGTTCGGGTTCGCGGAGCCTGGGCAGGCAGACTGGATGCTCGAGCACGGACGTCTCGGCATCGATGGCGACCTGCCGGTCAATCCGAGCGGCGGTTTTCTGTCATTTGGCGAGGCGACGACCGCGCAGGCGCTGCTACAGGTGTGCGAAGTCGCTTGGCAGCTACGCGGCGAGGCTGAAGGGCATCAGGTACCCGATGCGAAAGTCGGGATGACGGCGGTGCTCGGCCTAGGCGCCAACGGCGGTTCGGTGATCCTGCAACGTTAGTGCGTGGTCATGGAGCGGGAAGCACCGCAGCCCTAGCCTCGTTTTCAGTTAAGCGGCACCGGCCCACACCCCCACCCGGCCACCCAATGATAGTACCCTATGGGTGGCCGGGTGGGGGTGTGGGCCGGTGCCGATTCAGCGAAGCTTAAAACGAGTCTAGCGCAGTGTGAAGCCGCTATAGCCCTCGGCCGCGACATTCTCGATGATCCGGCGATAGTAGCGTACCCCGCCCGAATAGGGCATGAAGACCCGTGGCTTGCCGGGCATTTCCGCGCCGACGTAATACGACGGGGTCATCAGGTAGAGCGTTTCGGCGGCGCGCTCGTTGACGTGCTCGACCCAGGCGCGCTCGGCAGCCTCGTCTGCCTCGATCTCACCGATACCGTGTTCGCGCGCGTGAACCAACAGGTCGGCGAGCCAGTCGAGCTGTTCCTCGCTCGACAGCAGCACATTGCTCAGCAGCGAGGGGCTGCCTGGGCCGCCGACGATGAACATATTGGGAAAGCCGTTTACGGCGAGCCCGAGCTGCGTCACCGGTCCGGCCTCCCATTTCTCGGCGAGCGTGACATCGTGGCGGCCGATGATGGCCGGGGCCAGCAGTGAGCCGGTGAAGGTGTCGAACCCGGTTGCATATACCACCACGTCGAACGGAATTTCGGCGGCACTCGTCCGTATCCCCTCAGAATAGAACTCGACGATCGGGGTTTCAGCAAGGTCGACCAGCGCCACGTTGTCGCGATTGAAGGTCTCGTAGAACCCATCGTCGACCGAGGGGCGCCGGGTGCCGAACGGGAAGCCTTGCGGGGTCAGCTTTTCGCGTAGCACCGGATCGTGAACCTTCGCCGCAATCTTGCGCTGGATAAACTCGGACGCTGTGCGATTGGATTCGAGGTCGAGGAGAATGTCCTTATAGGTCAACGCAAAGCCGAATCCGAGCTTGTGCCAAGCTTTCTCGTACTCGCGCTCGCGCTCCTCGGGCGTGACATCCAGCGCCGATTTGCCGTTAGGAATGAAGCCAAGTCCGCTAGGCGAATTGCGCGCGTCCTTTCGCCGCTGGCGATAGTTGGCCTTGATCTCAGCGTCCTCCTCGTCGGTGACAGGGGCGTTGGCGGCCGGGATCGAGTAGTTCGCGGTGCGCTGGAACACCGACAGGTGCTCGGCTTGCTCGGCCACGATCGGGGTCATCTGCACACCCGACGACCCGGTGCCGATAATAGCGACCCGCTTGCCCGACAGATCCACACCATCGCGCGGCCAAGTCGCGCTGTAGAGCACGCGGCCGCGGTAATTCTCCTGCCCGGGATAGATGGTGTTCTTGGGGCGCGACAGTTGCCCCATCGCCAGGATCAGGTAACGCGCGCGGTACTCGCGCTCGCTGCCGGTCGAAACGATCCACACCTGCGTCTTCTCGCAATAGCGCGCGCTTTCGAGGCGGGTCGAGAGATCGATCGAGTTGCGCAGGTCGAACCGGTCCGCCACGTGATTGATATACGCGAGGATTTCCGGCTGACGGGCGTAGCGTTCGGACCAGCGCCAGTCCTGCTCGAGTTCCTCGGAGAAACGATAGGAGTAGTCGAAACTTTCCACGTCGCAGCGGGCGCCGGGATATCGGTTGAAGTTCCACACCCCGCCGATCTCGTCCGACGCCTCTATCACCCGCGTGCGGAAGCCCTTTTCGCGCAGCCCCCACAGCGCCCGCAAGCCTGCGAATCCGGCGCCGACCACGAGCGCATCCAGTGCAATTTCAGCGTCACCCTCTGCCATACCCCCGTTGTCCACGAACGGTCGGTTTTGTCAACATAGGTGTTGACATTTTTTGCCCTCTCGATGATCGATTGAGCGATGCTGTTTGAAAAGCGGGGTCACGGGCCGCGTATTACGCTGT from Sphingopyxis sp. FD7 harbors:
- a CDS encoding lipid-transfer protein; translation: MRSVHLLGAGAHPWGKFPGKSQVELARFAIAEALGDAGREWREVEAMVAASSRFEGGMGWGLHANEIVQNSSEHGMTCINVGGACAAGAIAFTTAHALVASGQCDLAIAVGAERMPKGFIARPPGGADDAGDHDFVRWRALGATNPVYWAMEARRRQHDHGTSARTFAQASVLMHDNAIGNRRARYRKACTVEEVLASPEVADPLHLLEICAVSDGAAAVVLGSERYARESGGRALRVAGCAAATGTFGDPAMRIPMVSGNPREGGTHTSEVVNAVNRAMAMAGIGHADVDLLEIADNSVWQILAWPELFGFAEPGQADWMLEHGRLGIDGDLPVNPSGGFLSFGEATTAQALLQVCEVAWQLRGEAEGHQVPDAKVGMTAVLGLGANGGSVILQR
- a CDS encoding recombinase family protein, which encodes MLIGYMRVSTGEQNLDLQRDALDRAGCNRIFDDVCSGRTTERPGLDKAIDIMRDGDALVVWKLDRIGRSLPHVVGLVGDLQKRGVGLKVLTGDIDTTTVTGRLVFGIFATLAEFERDLIHERTMAGLAAARARGRAGGRPRVMTKQKLKAAMALMADRDNAARDVAVQLGVSVSTLYAYVDAKGQPRERASELLAKRGTRSAAAA
- a CDS encoding Zn-ribbon domain-containing OB-fold protein; translated protein: MTGNSPSTGQPVVEGLFTFADGRIALTGSLCSGCGAQYFPRVEGCRDPSCASGELADCELPRSGTLYSYSWQAYRPPDLYPADDWQPYALGTVELSPGLRVLSRLDVPRSDLSIGMVLELGADVLARTDDAPVIGYVFRQGAAN
- a CDS encoding flavin-containing monooxygenase — encoded protein: MAEGDAEIALDALVVGAGFAGLRALWGLREKGFRTRVIEASDEIGGVWNFNRYPGARCDVESFDYSYRFSEELEQDWRWSERYARQPEILAYINHVADRFDLRNSIDLSTRLESARYCEKTQVWIVSTGSEREYRARYLILAMGQLSRPKNTIYPGQENYRGRVLYSATWPRDGVDLSGKRVAIIGTGSSGVQMTPIVAEQAEHLSVFQRTANYSIPAANAPVTDEEDAEIKANYRQRRKDARNSPSGLGFIPNGKSALDVTPEEREREYEKAWHKLGFGFALTYKDILLDLESNRTASEFIQRKIAAKVHDPVLREKLTPQGFPFGTRRPSVDDGFYETFNRDNVALVDLAETPIVEFYSEGIRTSAAEIPFDVVVYATGFDTFTGSLLAPAIIGRHDVTLAEKWEAGPVTQLGLAVNGFPNMFIVGGPGSPSLLSNVLLSSEEQLDWLADLLVHAREHGIGEIEADEAAERAWVEHVNERAAETLYLMTPSYYVGAEMPGKPRVFMPYSGGVRYYRRIIENVAAEGYSGFTLR
- a CDS encoding MaoC family dehydratase; translated protein: MQTPKANLTGRGDIFHVYVDKFPAVSNFASCQQRMVVGESSLETNNAYPPGTRPQDWVTAQTPVGFALQSVTKKAAIQLMGSRLWGRFNPNHWDPVYAAKTGLDAPIQTGEMSSAYIAEMCVNHFGKWFFTGARISCKYIAATLANEVISTHGVITAKRDEGDKVHFTVDLWAQNERGEKKTAGTLEIAIPRDLRTEEAAR
- a CDS encoding MaoC family dehydratase — its product is MTKDVATDSLKPMSEIQIAQTRAFIDGLEQGAVPYWDAVEIGDELARELMLSPELIILYADGVEDFNPWYEGWTMNGWRGPGSSPFGGAIVPPLLVSHFVLAVQFDHTKPFAIGSIHTMHESEILAPIPVGTTVEIRTRATDKFEKRGRRYVRHQVTVTDIVNGTLYFREQRDIMSL